One region of Oryza glaberrima chromosome 7, OglaRS2, whole genome shotgun sequence genomic DNA includes:
- the LOC127779784 gene encoding uncharacterized protein LOC127779784: protein MGREKLRKQRSGRLIETLKMERVRTILTHRYPYPHEHSRHLMIAVFAIWLFFVSSDNLQTLIMKLDKNFKWWSMYACLIGFFYFFSSPFIRKTIKPSYSNFSRWYIAWIFLAALYHLPSFQSMGLDLRMNLSLFLTIYISSLIFLIVFHVIFLGLWYLGLVSRMAEKKPEMLTIIQNCAVISIACCVLYSHCGNKTITRDKSIDRRTASWVAFSLWKKHDDNSLISKLLRMHKFKEQICSSWFAPVGSASDYPLLSKWAIYEELASNGSGHSNDISPVYSLWATFIGLYIANYVVERSTGWALTHPLTMSEYEKLKKQLKPDFEDMVPWYSGTSTDLFKTVFDLMVSVTLFVGRFDMRMMQAAMNKTPDESKSSDLFYDHLDGKDELWFDFIADTGDGGNSTYAVARLLAQPSLAIKSDGSRQTFPRGQLLLIGGDLAYPNPSSFSYERRFFCPFEYALQPPAWYKPEHIALEKPELPLGVSELRKYRGPQCFMIPGNHDWFDGLHTFMRYICHKSWLGGWFLPQKRSYFALKLPNGWWVFGLDQALHGDIDVYQFKFFAELCQQKVGESDSVILITHEPNWLLDWYWGDKTGTNVEYLIREYLKGRCKLRMAGDLHHYMRHSFIESKEPVHVQHLLVNGCGGAFLHPTHVFENFREFYGNKYEIKIAYPSYDDSSKIALGNILKFRRKNWQFDVIGGFVYFVLVFSMFPQCDSFRILREDSWADRVNSFFTAMWNVVFEILEHSYVSLAGVVTLLMVSFFFVPTKLSRRRRALLGFLHAVAHLTSALILMLLMELAIEICIRNNLLATSGYHTLYEWYRKVESEHFPDPTGLRTRLEQWTLGLYPACIKYLMSAFDIPEVMAVTRSTICRKGIESLPRGGAIIYYVCVFLYFWVLSTPVVSLVFGSYLYICINWFHIHFDEAFSSLRIANYKAFTRFHIKKNGDLEIFTFAVDKVPKDWMLDPDWDMEPKEPFQMSYTRKFPSKWRAASGSDPTNAVRIVDHFVIPRTPPDSPTSGSAS from the exons ATGGGAAGAGAAAAGCTGCGCAAGCAACGTTCTGGTCGTCTGATTGAAACCCTCAAAATGGAGAGGGTCAGGACTATCCTGACTCATAGATACCCATACCCACATGAGCACTCAAGACATCTCATGATTGCTGTATTTGCCATCTGGCTTTTCTTCGTTTCATCGGATAACTTGCAAACTCTTATAATGAAGTTGGACAAGAATTTCAAATGGTGGTCGATGTATGCTTGTTTAATTGgtttcttctatttcttctcatCACCTTTTATTCGAAAGACTATCAAACCGAGCTATTCAAATTTTAGTCGTTG GTATATTGCTTGGATATTCTTGGCAGCATTATACCATCTCCCCAGTTTTCAGTCAATGGGGTTGGATTTACGGATGAACCTTTCTCTTTTCCTCACCATTTATATCTCCTCTCTAATTTTCTTGATCGTATTTCATGTCATCTTTCTTGGCCTGTGGTATTTGGGCCTTGTTTCTCGTATGGCCGAGAAAAAACCAGAGATGCTTACTATAATCCAAAATTGTGCA GTTATAAGTATAGCTTGCTGCGTACTTTACAGCCACTGTGGTAACAAAACTATTACGAGAGATAAATCCATTGACCGTAGAACTGCTAGCTGGGTTGCGTTCTCTCTGTGGAAAAAACATGATGACAATTCACTGATTTCAAAGCTATTGCGCATGCATAAGTTTAAAGAGCAGATTTGCTCATCCTGGTTTGCTCCGGTTGGCTCTGCTAGCGATTACCCTCTCCTATCTAAATGGGCAATTTATGAAGAA TTAGCTTCTAATGGATCCGGGCATTCCAATGACATTTCACCTGTCTACTCTTTATGGGCTACATTCATTGGTCTTTACATAGCCAATTATGTCGTGGAGCGGTCAACCGG ATGGGCTCTAACTCATCCTTTGACAATGTCGGAGTACGAAAAATTGAAGAAACAACTGAAACCAGATTTTGAGGACATGGTTCCTTGGTACTCTGG GACATCAACTGATTTATTTAAAACCGTTTTTGACCTCATGGTATCTGTGACTCTCTTCGTTGGTCGGTTTGACATGCGGATGATGCAG GCTGCTATGAACAAAACTCCAGATGAATCTAAGAGTAGTGACCTGTTTTATGATCATCTTGATGGAAAAGACGAACTCTGGTTTGATTTCATTGCAGATACTGGTGATGGTGGCAACTCGACTTATGCTGTAGCACGGTTACTTGCTCAACCTTCTTTAGCCATAAAATCGGATGGCTCTAGGCAGACATTTCCCCGTGGACAGCTACTCCTTATTGGTGGAGACCTAGC ATATCCAAATCCGTCTTCATTTTCATATGAACGGCGTTTTTTCTGCCCTTTCGAGTATGCCCTCCAGCCTCCTGCTTGGTATAAACCTGAACATATAGCATTGGAGAAACCTGAACTTCCCCTTGGAGTTTCTGAGCTCAGGAAATATCGTGGACCACAGTGTTTTATGATTCCTGGAAACCATG ATTGGTTTGATGGACTGCACACATTCATGAGGTATATCTGTCATAAAAGTTGGCTGGGTGGGTGGTTCCTACCTCAGAAGAGGAGTTATTTTGCCTTAAAGCTTCCTAATGGGTGGTGGGTTTTTGGCCTTGACCAAGCTCTTCATGGTGACATTGATGTCTATCAGTTCAAGTTTTTTGCAGAGCTATGTCAACAAAAG GTTGGAGAAAGTGATTCTGTAATTCTTATAACTCATGAGCCAAATTGGCTTCTTGATTGGTACTGGGGTGATAAAACTGGAACAAACGTTGAGTATTTAATACGTGAATACCTCAAGGGAAGATGCAAACTGCGGATGGCTGGGGATCTGCACCATTATATGCGCCATTCTTTCATTGAATCTAAAGAACCAGTTCATGTGCAACACTTACTTGTAAATGGTTGTGGTGGGGCCTTTCTGCATCCAACACATGTCTTTGAGAATTTCAGAGAATTTTATGGgaacaaatatgaaataaagATTGCATATCCTTCTTATGACGATTCTAGCAAG ATTGCACTTGGTAATATTTTGAAGTTCCGAAGGAAGAATTGGCAGTTTGATGTGATTGGTGGTTTTGTGTACTTTGTTTTGGTTTTCTCGATGTTTCCGCAG TGTGATTCCTTTCGTATCTTACGTGAAGACTCTTGGGCTGACCGTGTCAATAGTTTCTTCACTGCAATGTGGAATGTTGTTTTTGAGATTCTGGAGCATTCCTATGTATCCCTGGCTGGTGTTGTTACTCTATTGATGGTATCTTTTTTCTTTGTACCCACAAAACTATCACGTAGAAGACGTGCCTTGCTTGGTTTTCTTCATGCTGTGGCCCATCTAACTTCAGCACTGATACTGATGCTGCTTATGGAATTGGCTATTGAGATATGCATCCGCAACAATCTATTGGCAACATCAG GCTACCATACCCTCTACGAGTGGTATCGCAAGGTCGAAAGTGAGCATTTTCCTGATCCCACAGGGCTTCGCACTCGTCTGGAACAATGGACTTTAGGTCTTTACCCTGCATGCATTAAGTACCTGATGTCTGCATTTGACATCCCTGAG GTTATGGCAGTTACGAGGAGCACAATCTGCAGAAAAGGAATAGAGTCCCTTCCTCGAGGAGGAGCGATCATCTACTATGTTTGCGTCTTCCTGTACTTTTGGGTCTTGTCAACACCAGTTGTATCACTGGTGTTTGGGAGCTACTTATACATATGCATAAACTGGTTTCATATTCATTTCGATGAGGCCTTCTCCTCACTGCGCATAGCCAATTACAAGGCATTTACACGGTTCCATATCAAGAAGAATGGAGACCTTGAAATTTTCACCTTTGCTGTCGACAAG GTGCCAAAAGACTGGATGCTGGATCCAGACTGGGACATGGAGCCAAAGGAGCCATTCCAGATGAGCTACACCAGGAAGTTCCCCAGCAAATGGAGGGCCGCCTCCGGCTCGGACCCAACCAATGCAGTGCGGATCGTCGACCATTTCGTCATCCCTCGGACACCCCCAGATTCCCCAACCTCAGGATCTGCTAGTTGA
- the LOC127780686 gene encoding probable LRR receptor-like serine/threonine-protein kinase At2g16250 produces MALRARLRRLLVVVILVVVEVVVAQQQQQERLASGSDLAGLFSLRASLGIRAREWPARVDPCGGGWAGVTCRGGRVVGVTVAGFRRTRVGARAPRFAVDGVRNLTALEVFNASGFPLPGEMPAWFGRGLPAPLAVLDLRSAAVNGTLPPDLGVSGNLTSLLLSGNSLSGAVPGSLLSVAGLRFLDLSGNNFTGELPNVTAVAGGGAASLFNVSGNSLYGVVSDAIGALKGRFQVVDLSSNYFDGVWNVSDGNVDVRMNCFSGAPGQRNRVDCEEFYRRAGVRLGDALAPAPSPETSPGTTTKNNNSRISKGVLIGVIAAAATLMVVFFGALVFCLARQKAGRRGARGRGVDTNEESTRGVRRRDSSVNPVTSPPVAVSPSANSGHKDPVVVSGEFTFEQLVHATGGFGDDNLLKHGHSGDIYHGVFESGSQVVVKKVNAQSVNKHAGELDFYKMYSHERIVPLLGHLAKDEEEFMAYKYMPKGDLTNALHKKPVDTEDGLPSLDWITRLKIATGVAEAMCFLHDECRPPLVHRDIQATSVLLDDKFEVRLGSMSDVCAQQSGGSQSVFSRLLRSSRSLDKNISGPPATCSYDVYCFGKVMLELVTGNFGVSGSNDAASEEWMTNTLNRIDMNDKESISRIIDPLLIVDEDHLEEVWAMAIVAKTCLNSKPSRRPSARYVLRALENPLKILRMASRSNSARLRSSSSRSSWQSAFLQGNRYQSLETASSSGQMLDRKHSTRSHGSGGETSFSFKRASREIAPEPEGFEENVVV; encoded by the exons ATGGCGCTGCGGGCGCGGTTGAGGCGGTTGCTGGTGGTGGTGATCCTCGtcgtggtggaggtggtggtggcgcagcagcagcagcaggagaggtTGGCGTCGGGGTCGGATTTGGCGGGGCTGTTCAGCCTGCGGGCGTCGCTGGGGATACGGGCGAGGGAGTGGCCGGCGAGGGTGGACCCGTGCGGTGGCGGGTGGGCCGGGGTCACCTGCCGCGGGGGGCGCGTCGTCGGGGTCACCGTCGCCGGGTTCCGCCGCACGCGGGTGGGCGCACGGGCGCCGAGGTTCGCCGTCGACGGGGTGAGGAACCTCACGGCGCTGGAGGTGTTCAATGCCTCCGGGTTCCCGCTCCCGGGGGAGATGCCGGCGTGGTTCGGGCGCGGCCTcccggcgccgctcgccgtgctCGACCTCCGCTCCGCCGCGGTCAATGGCACGCTCCCGCCCGATCTCGGCGTGTCAGGGAACCTCACGAGCTTGCTCCTCTCGGGAAACAGCCTCTCCGGCGCCGTGCCGGGGTCGCTGCTGTCTGTCGCCGGGCTTCGGTTTCTTGACCTCTCCGGCAACAATTTCACCGGCGAGCTGCCGAatgtcaccgccgtcgccggtggtggAGCCGCCTCGCTGTTCAACGTTTCTGGGAATTCGCTGTATGGTGTGGTCAGCGATGCCATTGGGGCCCTCAAGGGGAGGTTCCAGGTGGTGGACCTGTCAAGCAACTACTTCGATGGGGTTTGGAATGTGTCTGATGGAAATGTAGATGTTAGGATGAATTGCTTCTCTGGTGCGCCAGGTCAGCGCAACCGTGTTGATTGTGAAGAGTTCTATAGGAGGGCAGGGGTGAGGCTTGGTGATGCTCTAGCTCCTGCACCTTCGCCGGAGACATCaccggggacgacgacgaagaaTAATAACAGTAGGATATCCAAGGGTGTACTGATTGGAGTTATTGCTGCCGCGGCAACGCTGATGGTTGTGTTTTTTGGTGCATTGGTATTCTGCTTGGCAAGGCAGAAGGCGGGAAGAAGAGGCGCGCGCGGGAGAGGGGTGGATACAAATGAGGAAAGCACACGTGGTGTGCGCAGGAGGGATAGTAGTGTAAACCCGGTGACATCACCACCAGTAGCAGTGTCCCCAAGTGCCAATTCTGGACATAAGGATCCGGTTGTCGTTTCCGGTGAATTTACCTTTGAGCAGTTGGTCCATGCCACAGGCGGGTTTGGAGATGACAACCTCCTCAAGCATGGGCACTCTGGGGATATTTACCATGGTGTCTTTGAGAGTGGATCCCAGGTTGTTGTCAAGAAGGTCAACGCACAGAGCGTCAACAAGCATGCAGGTGAATTGGACTTCTATAAAATGTATTCCCATGAGAGGATTGTTCCGTTGCTCGGACATTTGGCAAAGGATGAAGAGGAATTTATGGCTTACAAGTATATGCCTAAGGGGGACTTGACCAATGCATTGCACAAGAAACCTGTGGACACAGAAGATGGCTTGCCATCATTGGATTGGATAACAAGACTGAAGATTGCAACAGGTGTGGCTGAGGCCATGTGCTTCCTTCACGATGAGTGCCGCCCGCCATTAGTCCACAG AGATATCCAAGCAACTAGCGTTCTTCTTGATGATAAATTTGAAGTGCGACTTGGGAGTATGAGTGATGTATGTGCCCAGCAAAGTGGGGGAAGCCAGAGTGTCTTCTCTCGGTTGTTGAGATCATCAAG GTCGCTTGATAAGAACATATCAG GCCCACCAGCAACTTGTTCTTATGATGTTTACTGCTTTGGAAAGGTGATGCTTGAACTAGTAACAGGCAACTTTGGTGTAAGTGGATCAAACGATGCTGCCTCCGAAGAGTGGATGACAAACACACTAAACCGCATCGACATGAACGACAAGGAGAGCATTTCTAGGATCATCGATCCTTTGCTTATTGTCGACGAGGATCATCTCGAAGAGGTGTGGGCCATGGCAATCGTCGCGAAGACATGCCTGAATTCAAAGCCATCAAGGCGGCCTTCTGCTCGGTACGTCCTGAGAGCCCTGGAGAACCCGCTAAAGATTCTGCGAATGGCGTCCCGCTCCAATTCAGCAAGACTCAGGAGCTCATCATCCCGGAGCTCCTGGCAGTCTGCTTTCCTTCAAGGAAACCGGTACCAGAGCCTTGAAACCGCGTCGTCGTCAGGGCAAATGCTTGACAGGAAACATTCAACTAGATCACATGGAAGCGGAGGAGAGACTTCCTTCTCCTTCAAGAGGGCTTCCAGGGAGATTGCTCCGGAGCCAGAAGGGTTCGAGGAGAATGTTGTCGTGTAG